From one Bacteroides fragilis NCTC 9343 genomic stretch:
- a CDS encoding aminoacyl-histidine dipeptidase: MSTILDLAPQNVWKHFYSLTQIPRPSGHMEKITEFLVNFGNSLGLKTFVDDAGNVIIRKPATPGMENRKGVILQAHMDMVPQKNNDTVHDFEKDPIETYIDGEWVKAKGTTLGADNGLGVAAIMAVLEDQNLKHGPLEALITKDEETGMYGAFGLKPGTVNGEILLNLDSEDEGELYIGCAGGMDVTASLEYKEVAPEEGDIAIRVNLKGLRGGHSGLEINQGRANANKLLVRFIREAVATYEARLASWEGGNMRNAIPREAHAVVTIPAENEEELLALVKYCEDLFNEEFKAIETPISFTAERVELPAGEVPEEIQDNLIDAIFACQNGVMRMIPTIPDTVETSSNLAIINIGEGKASFKILARSSSDSMKECLTTSLECCFSMAGMKVEMTGGYSGWQPDINSPILHAMKESYKKQFGTEPAVKVIHAGLECGIIGAIIPGLDMISFGPTLRSPHSPDERALIPTVQKFYDFLIATLEQTPMK, encoded by the coding sequence ATGAGCACAATTCTTGATTTAGCTCCACAAAATGTATGGAAGCACTTTTATTCTTTGACACAGATTCCCCGGCCATCGGGACATATGGAAAAAATTACCGAATTTCTGGTAAACTTCGGTAATAGTCTTGGATTGAAAACTTTTGTGGATGATGCCGGTAATGTGATTATCCGTAAACCCGCCACTCCGGGGATGGAGAATCGTAAAGGAGTTATCCTTCAGGCACATATGGATATGGTTCCGCAGAAAAATAACGATACGGTTCACGATTTTGAGAAAGATCCGATCGAAACTTATATAGATGGTGAATGGGTAAAAGCGAAAGGTACTACATTGGGGGCCGATAATGGTTTGGGTGTAGCTGCTATCATGGCTGTTCTTGAAGATCAGAATCTAAAACACGGGCCATTGGAGGCTTTGATTACGAAAGATGAAGAAACGGGCATGTATGGTGCTTTTGGCTTAAAACCGGGTACGGTGAATGGCGAAATATTGCTTAATCTTGATTCTGAAGATGAAGGTGAACTTTATATTGGCTGTGCCGGTGGTATGGATGTAACAGCTTCTCTTGAATATAAGGAAGTTGCTCCGGAAGAAGGTGATATCGCTATTAGAGTGAATCTGAAAGGTCTTCGTGGAGGACATTCCGGATTGGAGATTAATCAGGGACGTGCCAATGCCAACAAATTGTTGGTACGTTTTATACGTGAGGCAGTAGCAACTTATGAAGCCCGCCTGGCAAGCTGGGAAGGCGGAAATATGCGGAATGCCATACCTCGCGAGGCACATGCTGTAGTGACTATTCCTGCTGAAAATGAAGAAGAATTGTTGGCTTTGGTGAAATATTGTGAAGATCTTTTCAATGAAGAGTTCAAAGCGATCGAAACTCCTATCAGCTTTACTGCAGAACGGGTAGAATTACCTGCAGGAGAAGTTCCTGAAGAAATCCAGGATAATCTGATCGATGCTATTTTTGCTTGCCAGAATGGTGTGATGCGTATGATTCCTACTATTCCCGATACCGTGGAAACCTCTTCAAATTTAGCTATCATCAATATTGGTGAAGGTAAAGCCTCTTTCAAAATCCTTGCGCGCAGTTCCAGTGACAGTATGAAGGAATGTCTGACTACCAGTTTGGAATGTTGTTTTTCTATGGCAGGTATGAAGGTAGAGATGACCGGAGGCTATTCCGGATGGCAACCCGATATTAATTCTCCGATTTTACATGCTATGAAGGAATCTTACAAGAAGCAGTTTGGTACAGAACCGGCAGTGAAAGTAATTCATGCCGGATTGGAATGTGGTATCATCGGAGCTATTATTCCTGGGTTGGATATGATTTCATTTGGGCCAACACTACGCTCTCCGCATTCTCCCGATGAAAGAGCTTTGATTCCGACAGTTCAAAAATTCTATGACTTTTTAATTGCTACTTTGGAGCAGACTCCAATGAAATAA